One genomic window of Candidatus Binatia bacterium includes the following:
- the trpC gene encoding indole-3-glycerol phosphate synthase TrpC produces MSTNPEVPDILARIVEVEKDVVARAKREISVAELQAAPRYAADRRSLQGALRRHSPAVIAECKRRSPSKGVLRDPYRPVEIARGYEQAGAAALSILTNEDFFGGSLADLKAVRDEVEIPLLRKDFVIDAYQLEEARAAGADAALLIASVLEVRELVDLTQAATAIGLEVLVEIHEERELESALASGAALIGINNRNLHTFVTDLATTEQLAPAIPADRLIVAESGLNSGADFRRLASAGAGAFLVGEAFMTADVPGDRLATLLAEVSASESA; encoded by the coding sequence ATGAGTACAAATCCCGAGGTTCCGGATATTCTGGCGAGGATTGTCGAGGTCGAGAAGGACGTCGTGGCTCGAGCGAAGAGAGAGATTTCGGTCGCCGAACTGCAGGCGGCTCCTCGCTACGCGGCCGATCGGCGGAGTCTGCAAGGCGCTCTGCGGCGACATTCCCCAGCCGTGATTGCCGAGTGCAAGAGGCGGTCTCCGTCCAAAGGGGTTCTGCGCGACCCGTATCGCCCTGTGGAGATTGCTCGTGGCTACGAGCAAGCCGGAGCGGCCGCCCTATCCATTCTGACCAACGAAGATTTCTTCGGCGGTAGTCTCGCGGATCTGAAGGCTGTTCGTGACGAGGTCGAGATTCCGCTGCTGCGCAAGGATTTCGTGATTGACGCCTACCAGTTGGAAGAGGCGCGCGCGGCGGGCGCAGATGCCGCATTGCTTATTGCCTCGGTATTGGAGGTCCGGGAGTTGGTGGATCTGACGCAGGCGGCGACGGCGATCGGCCTCGAAGTTCTCGTTGAAATCCATGAAGAGCGGGAACTGGAATCGGCTCTGGCGAGCGGGGCTGCCTTGATCGGGATCAACAATCGAAACTTGCATACCTTCGTCACGGATTTGGCGACGACCGAGCAGCTGGCCCCCGCCATCCCCGCCGACCGGCTCATTGTTGCCGAGAGCGGGCTCAATTCTGGCGCCGATTTCCGGCGCCTCGCGAGCGCAGGAGCGGGTGCTTTTCTTGTCGGCGAAGCATTTATGACCGCGGATGTCCCCGGCGATCGTCTCGCGACCTTGCTGGCCGAGGTATCCGCGTCGGAATCGGCGTAG